A genome region from Lucilia cuprina isolate Lc7/37 chromosome 3, ASM2204524v1, whole genome shotgun sequence includes the following:
- the LOC111684519 gene encoding antigen 5 like allergen Cul n 1-like has product MNKILVIFCFATLVVSVIATDYCSDKICYNGDKHIACDNDGKFYSTCPDDAEKREMTDSLKKLIVEAHNEKRNIVAGGDVKHLKPACRMATIEWDDELAALAELNVLQCKMKHDKCHNTDKFKYSGQNLASLGFTQSPNDNFMIEKSIRLWYEEKKDVKQSIIDKFPKGYKGPTITHFTGMIADRNTRVGCAAATYTVSGKNKAYLFACNYATISMAEYAIYKSCDKSAVDCKSGTNPSYKNLCSSSESYKVNKFP; this is encoded by the exons ATGAATAAAATCttagtaattttttgttttgctactTTAGTCGTCTCTGTGATAGCGACGGATTATTGTAGcgataaaatttgttataatggTGACAAACATATTGCCTGTGATAATGATGGA aaattctatTCCACCTGTCCCGATGATGCTGAAAAGCGTGAAATGACTGATTCGCTGAAAAAGTTAATAGTCGAAGCTCACAATGAAAAACGTAACATTGTTGCTGGTGGTGATGTTAAACATCTTAAGCCTGCTTGCCGCATGGCCACCATAGAATGGGATGATGAATTGGCTGCTTTGGCTGAACTCAATGTTTTGCAATGTAAAATGAAACATGATAAATGTCACAACACCGATAAGTTCAAATATTCCGGACAAAATCTGGCCTCCTTGGGCTTTACACAAAGTCCTAATGATAATTTTATGATTGAAAAATCAATTAGATTATGGTATGAAGAGAAAAAAGATGTCAAACAATCCattattgataaatttcctAAGGGATATAAGGGACC aACAATTACTCATTTTACTGGCATGATAGCGGATCGTAATACACGTGTGGGTTGTGCTGCCGCCACTTACACTGTTTCTGGGAAAAATAAAGCTTATTTGTTTGCTTGCAATTATGCCACTATTAGTATGGCTGAATATGCTATCTACAAAAGCTGTGATAAGTCTGCTGTTGATTGTAAGTCTGGCACTAATCCTTCCTACAAAAATTTGTGCTCCTCTTCGGAATCGTATAAGGTTAacaaatttccttaa
- the LOC111684517 gene encoding antigen 5 like allergen Cul n 1-like, with the protein MNKFLAVFCFVTFAGSVLAKDYCNKNLCPNGNKHIVCDNDEKFHSTCPDDAEKREMTDSLKKLIVEAHNEKRNIVAGGDVKHLKPACRMATMEWDDELASLAELNVLQCKMKHDKCHNTDKFKYSGQNLGEMGFRGNVNDTANIEKSIKMWFEEKKDVKQSIIDKYPKGYKGPKIGHFTVMMADRNIRVGCAAAVYSVSGKDYKNYLLACNYAATNMIGFAIYKSCDKSAADCKSGTNPNYENLCSSSESYNVNKYP; encoded by the exons ATGAATAAGTTTTTAGCAGTTTTCTGTTTTGTGACTTTTGCTGGCTCTGTGTTAGCTAAGGATTACTGTAACAAAAATCTTTGCCCTAATGGTAACAAACATATTGTCTGTGATAATGATGAA aaattTCATTCCACTTGTCCCGATGATGCTGAAAAGCGTGAAATGACAGATTCACTAAAAAAGTTAATCGTCGAAGCTCACAATGAAAAACGTAACATTGTTGCTGGTGGTGATGTTAAACATCTTAAGCCTGCCTGTCGGATGGCCACCATGGAATGGGATGATGAATTGGCTTCTTTGGCTGAACTCAATGTTTTGCAATGTAAAATGAAACATGATAAATGTCACAACACCGATAAGTTCAAATATTCAGGACAAAATCTAGGTGAAATGGGTTTTAGAGGCAATGTTAATGATACTGCTAACAttgaaaaatctattaaaatgtgGTTTGAGGAGAAAAAGGATGTCAAACAATCTATTATTGATAAATATCCTAAGGGTTATAAGGGACC aaaaattggtCATTTCACTGTTATGATGGCTGATCGTAACATACGTGTGGGTTGTGCTGCTGCCGTTTACTCAGTTTCTGGTaaagattataaaaattatttgctgGCTTGCAATTATGCTGCCACCAATATGATTGGTTTCGCCATCTATAAAAGCTGCGATAAGTCGGCTGCTGATTGTAAATCTGGCACTAATCCTAACTATGAAAATTTGTGTTCCTCATCGGAATCttataatgttaataaatatcCTTAG
- the LOC111684516 gene encoding antigen 5 like allergen Cul n 1-like, with protein sequence MNKFLAVFCFVTLAASVIAKDYCNKNLCFNGNKHIACENDGKFYSICPNDAEKRKMTDALKKLIVEEHNEKRNIVAGGTVKHLKPACRMATMEWDDELASLAELNVLQCKMKHDKCHNTKEFKYSGQNLGAIGYRGNVNDTASILKSIKMWFEEKKDVKQAIIDKYPKGHKGPKIGHFTVMMADRNTRVGCAAATYSVPGKDYKNYLFACNYATTNMIGFPIYKKCDKPASNCKSGTNSNYKNLCSTSESYNINKFP encoded by the exons ATGAATAAGTTCTtagcagttttttgttttgtaacttTGGCTGCCTCTGTGATAGCTAAagattattgtaacaaaaatctttgttttaatGGTAACAAACATATTGCCTGTGAAAATGATGGA AAATTCTACTCCATTTGTCCTAACGATGCCGAAAAGCGTAAAATGACTGACGCGCTGAAAAAGTTAATAGTCGAAGAACACAATGAAAAACGTAACATTGTAGCTGGTGGTACTGTTAAACATCTTAAGCCTGCCTGTCGCATGGCCACCATGGAATGGGATGATGAATTAGCTTCTTTAGCTGAACTCAATGTTTTGCAATGTAAAATGAAACATGATAAATGTCACAATACCAAGGAATTTAAATACTCCGGACAAAATCTTGGTGCAATTGGTTATAGAGGCAATGTTAATGATACTGCTAGCATactaaaatctattaaaatgtgGTTTGAGGAAAAGAAGGATGTTAAACAAGCAATTATTGATAAATATCCTAAAGGCCATAAGGGACC aaaaattggTCATTTCACTGTTATGATGGCTGATCGTAATACACGTGTGGGTTGTGCTGCTGCCACTTACTCTGTTCCTGGCaaagattataaaaattatttgtttgcttGCAACTATGCCACCACCAATATGATTGGTTTCCCCATCTACAAAAAATGCGATAAGCCAGCTTCTAATTGTAAATCTGGAACTAAttcaaactataaaaatttgtgttcCACATCGGAATCttataatattaacaaatttccttag